A part of Astatotilapia calliptera chromosome 15, fAstCal1.2, whole genome shotgun sequence genomic DNA contains:
- the LOC113006571 gene encoding amyloid-beta A4 precursor protein-binding family A member 3: MDSDCLPASTDSLLCDPVPVHGASGVEVSSLAAVALPGSEAEDLDSYNLIEPPPLDWRSDTSSEAGSADDLDDASLPTSADCLDKADLGESVSLPLVEKNILTPVDVNQLDLVGNVKQPAEDVEAKSTDEAEAGAGVLRAEGFKDAEEDQAVVTLGDVDLHKNKRGEEEAAERRSNDEDHMHIHTLLSQLQLMEEEPHPSHRMPSNHHYSRRSELEACAPSSIKEDSAETKGLLFSESHQRDLLGMLQCTEIGATPRPTSLPHRGDVDAVVSVSYSQEDAQRFWRHHGNGQQQRHRDDSLTSLPDDEYPEPVWMKLGEQPPEEEATAESEQSADDQPSYKDVPGPCDPEDLLDGVIFGAKYLGSTQIKSERNPSTNARMAQAQEAVDRIKAPEGESQPMTEVDLFISTQRIKVLTTDTQEAMMDHALQMISYIADIDNIVVLMARRKRKGQDGDTDSNSSSSSAKKCLMICHVFSSEDAQIIAQAIGQAFGVAYQQFLQANGIKASDLRPGEYSDYLESQELYNGDLAHFSDSQNLREVIMTKAPGEILGLAVVESGWGSILPTVVVANLLHGGPAERCGELSIGDRIMSINGTSLVGLPITTCQNIIRDQKSKKYVRLSIVHCPPVTMAIIRRPDPKFQLGFSVEDGIICSLMRGGIAERGGIRVGHRIIEINGQSVVATPHDKIIQILTNAVGEIHLKTMPASTYRLLTGQEQPVFL; encoded by the exons ATGGACTCAGACTGCCTCCCTGCATCTACAGACTCCCTGCTGTGTGATCCGGTTCCTGTTCATGGAGCCTCGGGGGTTGAGGTCAGCAGTCTGGCTGCAGTAGCTCTGCCAGGTTCAGAGGCAGAGGATCTGGATTCGTACAACCTGATCGAGCCTCCACCTTTAGACTGGAGGTCAGACACCTCTAGCGAAGCTGGTTCAGCAGACGATCTGGATGATGCCAGCCTTCCCACCTCAGCTGACTGTCTCGACAAGGCAGATCTGGGTGAGTCAGTATCGCTTCCTTTGGTtgagaaaaacattttgactCCAGTCGACGTGAACCAGCTGGATCTTGTCGGAAACGTTAAACAGCCTGCTGAGGATGTCGAGGCGAAATcgacagacgaggctgaagcagGTGCGGGAGTATTGAGGGCTGAGGGCTTTAAGGACGCAGAGGAAGATCAAGCAGTGGTGACATTGGGGGATGTTGATCTCCACAAgaacaagagaggtgaagaggagGCTGCTGAAAGGAGATCAAATGATGAAGACCATATGCATATCCACACCCTGCTCAGTCAGCTCCAACTAATGGAGGAAGAGCCGCATCCCAGTCATCGGATGCCATCAAATCATCATTACTCTAGGCGGTCTGAGCTGGAAGCATGTGCTCCTTCTTCAATAAAAGAGGACAGCGCTGAAACCAAAGGGCTGCTCTTCTCTGAAAGCCACCAGAGAGACCTGCTGGGGATGCTGCAGTGCACAGAGATAGGCGCAACACCCCGCCCTACCTCTCTGCCACACAGAGGGGACGTGGACGCCGTGGTGTCAGTTTCCTACAGCCAGGAGGATGCACAGAGGTTCTGGAGGCATCATGGGAATGGTCAGCAACAACGGCACAGGGATGACTCCCTCACTTCACTGCCTGATGATGAGTATCCCGAGCCAGTGTGGATGAAGCTGGGAGAGCAGCCTCCAGAGGAAGAAGCTACTGCAGAGAGCGAGCAG AGTGCTGATGACCAGCCTTCATATAAAGATG tgCCTGGTCCTTGTGATCCTGAAGACCTTTTGGATGGAGTGATTTTTGGTGCCAAGTATCTTGGCTCCACTCAGATCAAATCAGAGAGGAACCCGTCTACAAACGCTCGTATGGCCCAGGCTCAGGAGGCTGTGGACCGAATAAag GCTCCAGAAGGAGAGTCCCAACCAATGACAGAAGTGGATCTGTTCATTTCTACTCAAAGAATCAAAGTGCTCACTACTGACACGCAG GAAGCCATGATGGATCACGCTCTGCAGATGATCTCTTACATCGCTGACATCGACAACATCGTGGTCTTGATGGCACGAAGGAAACGTAAGGGGCAAGATGGTGACACCGACTCAAACTCTTCGTCATCATCTGCAAAGAAGTGCTTGATGATCTGCCATGTGTTCTCCTCTGAGGAT GCTCAGATCATAGCCCAGGCTATCGGGCAGGCGTTTGGAGTGGCTTACCAGCAGTTCCTCCAGGCCAACGGTATCAAGGCCAGCGATCTGAGGCCCGGCGAGTACAGCGACTACCTGGAAAGTCAGGAACTCTACAACGGAGACTTGGCCCACTTCTCTGACTCTCAAAACCTCAGAGAA GTAATCATGACCAAGGCTCCGGGGGAGATCTTGGGACTGGCGGTGGTTGAGTCGGGCTGGGGCTCTATCCTCCCCACAGTGGTGGTGGCCAACCTCCTCCACGGAGGCCCGGCTGAACGCTGTGGTGAGCTCAGCATCGGGGACCGCATCATGTCCATCAATGGGACAAGCCTCGTGGGTCTGCCCATCACCACCTGCCAGAACATCATCCGC gATCAGAAAAGCAAGAAGTATGTGAGGCTCAGCATCGTCCACTGTCCTCCCGTCACCATGGCAATTATCAGGAGACCAGATCCGAAATTTCAGCTGGGCTTCAGCGTGGAAGATGGCATT ATTTGCAGTCTGATGCGGGGTGGTAtagcagagagaggaggaatCCGCGTCGGGCACCGCATCATTGAAATCAACGGGCAGAGCGTCGTTGCAACGCCCCATGATAAGATCATCCAGATTCTGACAAACGCTGTAGGGGAG atCCACCTGAAGACGATGCCAGCTTCAACGTATCGACTGTTAACAGGACAAGAGCAGCCAGTGTTTCTCTga
- the pex11g gene encoding peroxisomal membrane protein 11C, producing MQRCLESLVQLLESYRGRDKVIRTVCYGSQLVGGVLSRRAEADVRSQRLGKSLLLFSAQLSHCRTVLRLFDDLSMLAYSHSYGFGNGEEDAAVRWISVLNNVADQLYYPCEHIAWAADAELIRVKSDKWWLFSTVLWGTSLLLGILRSLRVLLLLRKKLKKRHEGRNSRSQLRRQMRGELLSILSSMADLSNAIHWMPPGFLWAGRFPNWLVGLMGTTSSLIGLIQMNAGSGDQSDTTQSSPE from the exons ATGCAGCGGTGTCTGGAGTCTCTGGTGCAGCTGCTGGAGTCCTACAGAGGCAGAGATAAAGTC ATCAGGACAGTGTGTTATGGATCCCAGCTGGTTGGAGGAGTTCTTTCCCGGAGAGCAGAGGCAGATGTCCGGTCCCAGCGGCTCGGGAAAagcctgctgctgttttctgctCAGCTCAGTCACTGCAGGACGGTGCTCAGGTTGTTCGATGACCTCTCCATGCTGGCCTACTCCCACAGCTACGGGTTTGGAAATGGG GAGGAGGACGCGGCCGTGCGCTGGATATCCGTGCTGAACAACGTAGCGGACCAGCTGTACTACCCCTGTGAACACATCGCCTGGGCCGCCGACGCTGAGCTCATCAGAGTGAAGTCCGATAAGTGGTGGCTGTTCAGCACAGTGCTGTGGGGAACCTCACTGCTGCTGGGAATCCTCAG ATCGCTCCGAgttcttctgctgctgaggaagaagctgaagaagaggCACGAAGGCAGAAACAG TCGCTCTCAGCTCCGCCGGCAGATGCGAGGGGAGCTGCTGTCCATCCTCAGCAGCATGGCTGACCTCAGTAACGCCATTCACTGGATGCCGCCCGGCTTCCTGTGGGCAGGACGTTTCCCTAACTGGCTGGTGGGGCTGATGGGCACCACgtcctctctgattggtttgaTCCAGATGAATGCCGGTAGCGGTGATCAGTCAGACACTACACAGTCTTCACCAGAGTGA
- the LOC113007074 gene encoding FYN-binding protein 1: MGDSVDVKALRAKFNSKSSTSDTSSRDSGSPKSPRPGFGRAILPVAESELTQRLSPTIPPHLAGPGPVRLPRIEPMAASIPPRPGSFPRPPAYAGLRTPIQPTDATKVKQTGEMLQNMMLRHQKSPVPPVPQVPQVPQVPRLGAGSSAPVPPPTSTPLPLRQQPRQRSAGEVTPLRRPLPPEGPMPVKPKRPPTVNLEPFRRNRRGLPPALPAPRTSDGSGSRRMSLPVAPPAVVSPPKPPQRSDKPNRLQRQIASADLDEDEQDPYDDIDIDKNENCSEHSSQCVDGDDDDEVYEMIDEEQEKATMKEVKKKQEKDMKEIQKKMSELKKKFQLQGEIEVIHTAKVRYDWNGEGKLDLSVHQGDSVEILRVTGNPGGRWLARTMNGNYGYINNSCVDIDYEAVKIKHGYKKSNSQALPPPPPDPPQIFNMDSDNRDSLIQDEDDYDDVQPLPEDFPPPPPEISIDPKVEKDLKKKFKYDGPLRVLHTMLVDPNSIIKKPGAKDLPVTQGEIVDVIQLTNSKKALCRNRFGKYGYVSRSLLLPMEQDIYDDVDYADDVYDNDSL, from the exons GGGGACAGCGTTGATGTCAAGGCTCTGAGAGCCAAGTTCAACAGCAAATCCAGCACCTCGGATACCAGCAGCCGGGACAGCGGCTCGCCGAAATCTCCTCGACCTGGGTTTGGGAGAGCCATTCTTCCAGTGGCAGAGAGCGAGCTGACACAGAGACTTTCACCCACGATTCCTCCTCATCTGGCTGGCCCAGGCCCGGTGAGACTCCCGAGAATTGAGCCGATGGCGGCTTCGATCCCTCCCAGACCGGGTTCGTTCCCTCGACCGCCTGCCTATGCTGGACTCAGAACCCCCATTCAGCCAACAGATGCTACCAAAGTCAAGCAGACAGGGGAGATGCTACAGAACATGATGCTGAGGCATCAGAAGTCCCCGGTCCCCCCGGTCCCCCAGGTACCCCAGGTACCCCAGGTACCCCGACTAGGAGCTGGAAGCTCAGCTCCTGTTCCACCTCCCACCTCTACCCCTCTTCCACTCAGACAGCAGCCTCGACAGAGGAGCGCGGGGGAAGTGACCCCACTGAGGAGGCCTCTGCCCCCTGAAGGACCGATGCCCGTGAAACCTAAAAGACCTCCGACTGTCAACTTGGAGCCGTTTCGGAGGAACAGGAGAGGGCTTCCTCCTGCTCTTCCTGCCCCGAGGACGAGTGATG GCTCAGGAAGCAGAAGGATGTCTTTACCTGTAGCACCACCGGCAGTGGTCAGTCCTCCAAAACCTCCACAACGCTCTGACAAACCCAACAGACTGCAGCGGCAGATTGCCTCTGC GGACCTGGACGAAGACGAACAGGATCCCTATGACGATATCGACATTGACAAAAATG AGAACTGCAGCGAACACAGTTCACAGTGTGTTGATGGG GATGATGACGACGAGGTGTATGAGATGATTGATGA GGAGCAAGAGAAAGCCACCATGAAAGAAGTTAAGAAGAAACAGGAGAAGGACATGAAAGAGATTCAGAAAAAAATGAGTGAGCTCAAGAAGAAATTTCAG TTACAAGGAGAGATAGAGGTTATTCACACCGCCAAAGTCCGGTACGACTGGAATGGGGAAGGGAAACTGGACCTGAGCGTGCACCAGGGGGACAGCGTGGAGATCCTCCGTGTGACGGGTAACCCGGGAGGCAGATGGTTGGCACGCACTATGAATGGAAACT ATGGATACATCAACAACTCGTGTGTGGATATTGACTATGAAGCAGTGAAGATCAAACACGGGTACAAAAAATCAAACTCACAAGCGTTACCTCCACCACCCCCGGACCCACCACAGATCTTTAATATGGACTCCGACAACAGAGACAG CCTGATTCAAGATGAGG ATGACTATGATGATGTCCAACCACTACCTGAAGATTTCCCACCTCCGCCACCTGAAATCAG CATAGACCCCAAAGTGGAGAaggatttgaaaaaaaaatttaag TATGATGGACCACTCAGGGTGCTGCACACCATGTTAGTGGATCCTAACTCCATCATAAAGAAACCAGGAGCAAAAGATCTGCCTGTAACACAGGGAGAGATTGTGGATGTCATCCAGCTCACCAACAGCAAGAAAGCTCTGTGTCGCAACAGGTTTGGGAAAT ATGGTTATGTGTCCAGATCTCTTCTTCTTCCAAT GGAACAAGACATTTATGATGACGTCGACTATGCAGATG aTGTCTACGACAACGATTCTCTGTAA